One region of Culex pipiens pallens isolate TS chromosome 2, TS_CPP_V2, whole genome shotgun sequence genomic DNA includes:
- the LOC120415094 gene encoding ecdysone receptor-like, producing MMKRRWSNNGGFTSLRMLDESSSEVTSSSAALVMSPGMTMSPNSLGSPEYNDLELWSAYEEGAYNGHSVLSNGNNNVGGCGAANNLLMNGIGIGNNNLNGMMNVAGQAMQANGNNIQHIVGNLINGMNQSQTLIPPLPSIIQNTIMNTPRSESVNSISSGKSTTSSFCQSSSWN from the coding sequence ATGATGAAAAGAAGATGGTCCAACAACGGGGGCTTCACGTCCCTGCGGATGCTGGACGAGAGCAGCTCCGAGGTGACGTCCTCGTCGGCGGCCCTCGTCATGTCCCCCGGCATGACCATGTCGCCCAACTCGCTCGGCTCGCCCGAGTACAACGATCTGGAGCTGTGGAGCGCGTACGAGGAGGGCGCCTACAACGGGCACTCGGTGCTGTCGAACGGGAACAACAACGTGGGCGGCTGCGGCGCGGCCAACAACCTGCTCATGAACGGCATCGGCATCGGGAACAATAACCTGAACGGGATGATGAACGTGGCCGGGCAGGCGATGCAGGCCAATGGGAATAACATTCAGCACATTGTCGGCAACCTGATCAACGGGATGAACCAGAGCCAGACGCTGATCCCGCCGCTGCCGTCGATCATCCAGAACACGATCATGAACACGCCCCGCAGCGAGTCGGTCAACTCGATTTCGTCAG